A genomic window from Periophthalmus magnuspinnatus isolate fPerMag1 chromosome 16, fPerMag1.2.pri, whole genome shotgun sequence includes:
- the zgc:91890 gene encoding solute carrier family 52, riboflavin transporter, member 3-B, translating to MSLLTHVLACLFGMGSWVAINGMWVELPLVVQEIPEHWYLPSYLTVLIQMANIGPLFITLMHRFRPGTLDERPVVYFIVVLGVIATFLLSFFWKNTVTIAGSLHSVPLLVLSFLLSVVDCTSSVTFLPFMMRLHPQYLTTYFAGEGLSGLVPAMVALIQGVGVVHCENVTLLANTTAVNSTTAVSGDLQAVSEPAKFSAQIFFLFLSSMMVVCLIAFILLNCHPAVSRERKSNIYYVTDLAQEKRDQGLSLHSQSPEQKPMISSQEMARWEPRSSFGRGTYSNFEVVFIFFVLAWVNALTNAVLPSVQSFSCLPYGNQAYHLAATLAAVANPMACFIAMFVPQRSLILMGVLTLCGTGFGAYIMAMAALSPCPLLVDSTSGSVIIVFAWILFVLTLSYVKVIIGVILRDEGHSALVWCGAVVQLGSMVGAVSMFPVVSLYGLFKSGDACNTKCPI from the exons ATGTCACTGCTGACTCACGTGCTCGCCTGCCTCTTCGGGATGGGCTCTTGGGTAGCCATCAATGGGATGTGGGTGGAGCTTCCTCTAGTTGTCCAGGAGATCCCAGAGCACTGGTACCTGCCGTCCTACTTGACTGTCCTCATCCAGATGGCGAACATCGGCCCTCTATTTATCACCCTCATGCACCGTTTTCGCCCTGGGACCCTAGACGAACGGCCTGTCGTCTACTTCATTGTTGTGTTGGGTGTTATTGCTACATTCCTGCTGTCTTTCTTTTGGAAGAACACAGTGACAATTGCTGGATCCTTGCACAGTGTTCCTCTTCTGGTGTTAAGCTTTCTTCTCTCTGTAGTGGACTGCACGTCTTCTGTCACCTTTCTGCCCTTCATGATGCGCCTACACCCACAGTATCTCACCACATACTTTGCAGGTGAAGGCCTCAGTGGACTTGTGCCTGCTATGGTGGCTCTGATCCAAGGTGTTGGCGTGGTTCACTGTGAGAATGTCACCCTCTTGGCTAACACAACAGCCGTTAATTCAACTACAGCAGTGAGCGGAGACCTGCAAGCTGTCAGCGAACCAGCTAAATTCTCTGCACAAatattctttcttttcctcaGCTCTATGATGGTTGTGTGTCTTATAGCTTTCATTCTGCTCAACTGTCACCCTGCTGTATCCCGGGAAAGAAAAAGTAATATATATTATGTCACTGATCTCGCTCAGGAAAAGAGGGATCAAGGGTTGTCACTACACTCTCAATCTCCAGAACAAAAACCAATGATTAGTTCCCAGGAGATGGCCAGGTGGGAACCCCGCAGCTCTTTTGGCAGGGGCACCTATAGTAACTTTGAGGTGGTGTTTATCTTTTTTGTACTTGCCTGGGTCAATGCTTTGACCAATGCAGTGCTGCCCTCAGTCCAGTCCTTCTCGTGTCTGCCTTATGGGAACCAGGCATACCATCTGGCCGCCACCCTAGCAGCTGTTGCTAATCCTATGGCCTGTTTCATCGCCATGTTTGTACCACAGAG gtcTCTCATTTTGATGGGTGTCTTGACTTTATGCGGGACTGGATTTGGTGCCTATATCATGGCAATGGCGGCGTTGAGTCCTTGTCCACTGCTGGTCGATAGTACAAGTGGAAGTGTAATCATA GTCTTCGCGTGGATCCTATTTGTCTTGACTTTATCATATGTAAAAGTCATTATTGGAGTAATCCTCAGAGATGAAGGACACAGCGCCCTTGTGTGGTGTGGAGCAGTAGTGCAGCTGGGGTCAATGGTCGGAGCTGTGTCCATGTTTCCAGTTGTGAGTCTTTATGGACTGTTTAAATCAGGTGATGCCTGCAACACAAAGTGCCCAATATAA